In Dysgonomonadaceae bacterium zrk40, one genomic interval encodes:
- a CDS encoding peptidylprolyl isomerase: MKKTVLALLLGCAAILQAQTKYPTIVIETNYGTMKAMLYDDTPRHGDHYIRLIRQGYFDGTLFHRVVKNFVIQGGAQDSRNAPAGAQIGGGRTDMELMPEFREHHFHKKGALAAPRKGDNENPQKKSDASQLYIVHGKVYTQGRLDSTEMSVNIPIKNEIIRTHYSPVKEELAHLKESDPWEFNALLDSVLTLVDSLYLEAPGKFFWPDSLKEAYTTIGGAHHLDGEYTVFGEVTEGLEVIDKIAALEVDGNSRPSQDAKIIRIYTE; encoded by the coding sequence ATGAAAAAAACAGTTCTTGCTTTACTCCTGGGCTGTGCAGCGATACTGCAGGCACAAACGAAATATCCCACCATCGTGATCGAGACCAATTATGGCACCATGAAGGCAATGCTGTATGATGATACACCTCGGCACGGGGATCATTACATACGGTTGATCCGTCAGGGATATTTCGACGGCACGCTCTTCCACAGGGTGGTAAAGAACTTCGTCATCCAGGGTGGGGCTCAGGACTCGCGCAATGCACCTGCCGGAGCGCAGATTGGTGGCGGCCGCACCGACATGGAGCTGATGCCGGAGTTCAGGGAACATCATTTCCACAAGAAAGGTGCACTGGCAGCACCACGAAAAGGAGACAATGAGAATCCGCAGAAGAAATCGGATGCTTCGCAGTTGTACATCGTACATGGAAAGGTTTACACACAGGGGCGACTCGACAGCACTGAAATGAGTGTGAACATCCCCATCAAGAATGAAATCATCCGCACACACTATTCACCTGTCAAGGAGGAACTGGCACACCTAAAAGAGAGTGATCCGTGGGAATTCAACGCGCTGCTTGATTCGGTGTTGACCCTGGTGGATTCACTATACCTGGAGGCCCCCGGCAAGTTCTTCTGGCCGGATAGCCTGAAAGAAGCCTACACAACCATTGGCGGCGCCCACCATCTCGACGGGGAGTATACCGTTTTTGGCGAGGTGACCGAGGGTCTGGAGGTGATCGACAAGATTGCAGCCCTCGAGGTGGATGGCAACAGCCGCCCCAGCCAGGATGCGAAGATCATCCGCATCTATACCGAGTAA
- a CDS encoding LptF/LptG family permease, translated as MKKILSILNLKRLDWYIIKKFLGTYLFMIALIISIAVVFDINEKIDKFMTNNASLEQIIFDYYLNFIPYYTNLFSPLFVFLAVIFFTSKMANNSEIIAILSNGIGFRRMMKPYMVAALVIAIFTFIFGGYIIPPANATRIEFEQTYVDPRKKKTGDRDIQFRVGPGTIVYFGNFDMKSQTGYNFSIDHFDSLQLVSRLTAQSIRYDSAYQWSIQNYQVRDFNGARETITKGQSIDTTLQIVPDDFIIAKTDQQMMTSTQLRHYVKSQKERGMGNIQAFQIEYHSRIANVFSAFILTLIGASLSAKKVKGGMGLNIGVGLGLSMAYILFMTVSSTFAVKGSMSPFIAAWVPNIFFILIAIFLYRKAPN; from the coding sequence ATGAAAAAGATCCTCTCCATACTGAACCTGAAACGTCTGGACTGGTACATCATCAAGAAGTTCCTGGGGACCTACCTCTTCATGATCGCGTTGATCATCTCCATCGCGGTGGTATTCGACATCAACGAGAAGATTGACAAGTTTATGACCAACAACGCTTCGCTGGAACAGATCATCTTCGACTACTACCTCAACTTCATCCCCTACTACACAAACCTCTTCAGCCCCCTCTTTGTCTTCCTGGCGGTGATCTTCTTCACCTCCAAGATGGCAAACAACTCGGAGATTATCGCCATCCTCTCCAACGGCATCGGTTTCCGGAGGATGATGAAACCTTATATGGTGGCCGCACTGGTGATCGCCATCTTCACCTTCATATTCGGTGGTTACATCATACCCCCTGCCAACGCCACCCGCATCGAGTTTGAACAGACCTACGTGGATCCAAGGAAGAAGAAAACCGGCGATCGTGACATCCAGTTTCGGGTGGGCCCCGGCACCATCGTCTACTTCGGCAACTTCGACATGAAGAGCCAAACCGGTTACAACTTCTCAATCGATCACTTCGACAGCCTGCAGCTGGTCTCTCGCCTCACGGCCCAATCCATCCGTTACGACTCGGCTTACCAGTGGAGCATTCAAAACTACCAGGTGAGGGATTTTAACGGTGCCAGGGAAACCATTACCAAGGGGCAATCAATTGACACCACCCTTCAGATTGTACCTGACGACTTTATCATCGCCAAAACCGACCAGCAGATGATGACATCTACCCAATTGCGCCACTATGTGAAGAGCCAGAAGGAGCGGGGGATGGGCAACATACAGGCTTTCCAAATTGAGTATCACTCGCGTATCGCCAATGTCTTCTCAGCTTTCATCCTCACACTGATTGGTGCTTCCCTCTCAGCAAAAAAAGTGAAGGGAGGCATGGGACTCAACATCGGTGTGGGACTGGGACTGAGTATGGCCTACATCCTTTTCATGACGGTCAGCTCCACCTTCGCGGTCAAAGGAAGCATGAGCCCCTTCATTGCGGCATGGGTACCCAATATCTTCTTCATCCTGATTGCGATATTCCTCTATCGGAAGGCGCCAAATTAG
- the tgt gene encoding tRNA guanosine(34) transglycosylase Tgt, which translates to MDFQLLHTDPRSDARAGLITTDHGAVETPVFMPVGTVGSVKAVHISELKEDIGAEIILGNTYHLYLRPGLEIIQAAGGLHRFNSWNRPILTDSGGFQVFSLTENRKLTEEGAVFQSHIDGSRHFFTPEKVIDIQRIIGADIIMAFDECTPGDADYGYAKQSLELTERWLDRCITRMSETECPYGHSQALFPIVQGCVYPDLRKRAAEKVASLGADGNAIGGLAVGEPTEKMYEMVELVNGILPKDKPRYLMGVGKPENILEAIERGVDMFDCIMPTRNGRNGQIFTKEGVMNMRNERWKNDFSPIEEDGESFVDRLYSKAYLRHLINTNEILGLQIASIHNLAFYVWLAMEAREHIIAGDFSTWKPQMIEKVTRRL; encoded by the coding sequence TTGGATTTCCAGTTACTACATACCGACCCGAGGTCCGACGCACGGGCAGGGCTCATCACAACCGACCACGGAGCAGTGGAGACTCCTGTCTTCATGCCGGTGGGCACGGTGGGCAGTGTCAAGGCGGTACACATCAGCGAGCTGAAAGAGGACATAGGGGCAGAAATCATCCTAGGCAACACTTATCACCTCTACCTGCGCCCCGGCCTGGAGATCATTCAGGCGGCGGGGGGATTGCACCGTTTCAACAGTTGGAACCGTCCGATACTGACCGACAGCGGGGGGTTCCAGGTATTCTCTCTCACCGAGAACCGGAAGCTGACGGAGGAAGGGGCTGTTTTTCAGTCGCACATCGACGGATCCAGACATTTCTTCACCCCCGAGAAAGTGATCGACATACAACGCATCATCGGTGCAGATATCATCATGGCGTTCGATGAGTGCACTCCCGGAGACGCTGACTACGGCTACGCGAAACAGTCGCTGGAGCTTACCGAACGTTGGCTCGACCGCTGCATCACCCGCATGTCGGAGACAGAATGCCCCTACGGACATAGTCAGGCGCTCTTCCCCATCGTGCAGGGATGTGTCTACCCTGATCTGCGGAAGCGTGCCGCTGAAAAAGTGGCATCCCTGGGAGCCGACGGCAATGCCATCGGTGGACTGGCGGTGGGAGAGCCCACTGAGAAGATGTATGAAATGGTGGAGCTGGTGAACGGCATCCTGCCAAAGGATAAACCCCGTTACCTGATGGGCGTGGGCAAACCGGAGAACATCCTGGAGGCGATTGAACGGGGAGTCGACATGTTCGACTGCATCATGCCTACACGCAACGGCCGCAACGGCCAGATTTTCACCAAGGAGGGAGTCATGAACATGCGCAACGAGCGCTGGAAAAATGATTTCTCACCGATAGAGGAGGATGGTGAGTCGTTCGTGGACCGTCTCTACAGCAAGGCATACTTGCGACATCTTATCAACACGAACGAGATCCTGGGACTGCAGATCGCCTCGATTCACAACCTGGCATTCTATGTCTGGCTGGCAATGGAGGCACGCGAACATATCATCGCTGGCGATTTCTCCACATGGAAACCGCAGATGATCGAAAAGGTGACACGAAGATTATGA
- the lipA gene encoding lipoyl synthase, with product MEKKTETMQRKPEWLKISLPQGKQYLDVKEIIARKKLHTICVSGKCPNMAECWGRGTATFMILGEVCTRSCRFCNVKTGTPLGVDWDEPARLADTIEQMNLRHVVLTSVDRDDLEDGGAEIWSRTVRRIKERCPQVTIETLIPDFNGQEDLIRKVIDAGPNIVSHNMETVRRLTPKVRSRAKYEVSLKTLGIIAASGKVRAKSGVMVGLGETEEEIYETMDDLLAVGCSVLTVGQYLQPTRRHLAVKEYVSPEQFARYREVALEKGFRFVESGPLVRSSYHAEKHV from the coding sequence ATGGAGAAAAAAACTGAAACAATGCAACGCAAGCCTGAATGGCTGAAAATATCTTTGCCGCAGGGCAAACAATACCTCGATGTGAAGGAGATCATCGCCAGGAAGAAACTGCACACAATCTGTGTGAGCGGAAAATGTCCCAACATGGCAGAATGCTGGGGAAGAGGTACCGCCACCTTCATGATCCTGGGAGAGGTTTGTACCCGATCCTGTCGCTTCTGTAATGTGAAGACCGGCACACCGCTGGGTGTGGACTGGGATGAACCGGCACGGCTGGCCGACACCATCGAACAGATGAACCTGCGCCATGTGGTGCTCACCAGTGTCGACCGTGATGATCTGGAGGACGGGGGGGCCGAGATCTGGTCGCGTACTGTAAGACGAATCAAGGAGCGCTGTCCTCAGGTGACCATTGAGACCCTGATACCTGATTTTAACGGTCAGGAGGATCTGATTCGCAAGGTTATCGATGCCGGTCCCAACATCGTGTCGCACAACATGGAGACGGTGCGGCGGTTGACCCCCAAGGTACGTAGCCGTGCAAAGTATGAGGTGAGCCTCAAAACCCTCGGGATCATCGCCGCCAGCGGCAAGGTGAGGGCCAAGTCGGGTGTGATGGTGGGCCTTGGAGAAACAGAAGAGGAGATTTACGAGACGATGGACGACCTGCTGGCGGTAGGGTGTAGCGTACTCACCGTGGGGCAGTATTTGCAACCCACGCGCAGGCACTTGGCGGTTAAGGAATATGTCTCACCGGAGCAGTTTGCACGTTATAGGGAGGTGGCACTCGAGAAAGGATTTCGTTTCGTGGAGAGCGGCCCGCTGGTACGCTCCTCCTATCATGCAGAAAAACATGTGTGA
- the lipB gene encoding lipoyl(octanoyl) transferase LipB, whose translation MSRKVIFEDLGRIRYKEAWEYQAMLFEGVIRDKQEQKREKEQYLLFCEHEHVYTLGKSGDRQNLLITRQVCESRQIDLHEIDRGGDITYHGPGQLVAYPIIDLEAFGIGIKRYISLLEDVVIETLRPYGIRGVKDEKAMGVWIDPDDPQRARKICAIGVRASRFVTMHGLALNINSDLAYFNFINPCGFTDRGVTSMQKELGREVDLKEVSEGMKHAFQELFGMELTER comes from the coding sequence ATGAGCAGAAAAGTGATTTTTGAAGATCTGGGGCGCATTCGCTACAAGGAGGCCTGGGAGTACCAGGCGATGTTGTTTGAAGGGGTGATCCGCGACAAGCAGGAGCAGAAGAGGGAGAAAGAGCAGTATCTGCTCTTCTGTGAGCATGAACATGTTTACACCCTGGGCAAGAGCGGTGACCGGCAGAACCTGCTGATTACTCGGCAGGTATGCGAGAGCAGGCAAATAGACCTGCATGAGATAGACCGGGGGGGTGACATCACCTATCATGGTCCCGGTCAGTTGGTGGCATATCCGATCATCGACCTGGAAGCTTTCGGCATTGGCATCAAGCGATACATCTCCCTGCTTGAGGATGTGGTGATAGAGACGCTGAGGCCCTATGGGATACGGGGTGTGAAAGATGAAAAAGCAATGGGTGTCTGGATTGATCCGGATGATCCTCAGCGGGCACGAAAGATCTGCGCCATCGGGGTTCGTGCCAGCCGCTTTGTCACCATGCACGGCCTGGCACTCAACATCAACAGTGACCTCGCCTACTTCAACTTCATCAATCCCTGTGGATTCACCGACCGAGGGGTCACCTCCATGCAAAAGGAGCTGGGGCGGGAGGTCGACTTAAAAGAGGTCTCCGAAGGCATGAAACATGCTTTCCAGGAGTTGTTCGGCATGGAACTCACAGAACGCTGA
- a CDS encoding AAA family ATPase, with the protein MSQVVDIKELNDRIEQKSVFVQTLVTGMNRVIVGQKHLVESLLIGLLSDGHILLEGVPGLAKTLAIKTLSQLIDADYSRIQFTPDLLPADVVGTMIYSQRKEEFQVKHGPIFANFVLADEINRAPAKVQSALLEAMQERQVTIGEETYSLPSPFLVMATQNPIEQEGTYPLPEAQVDRFMLKVVISYPSREEEKQIIRQNIFEPVTTDKPVITTQEILEARKVVREVYIDEKISKYIVDIVFATRFPDQYGMAHLKDMIGFGASPRASINLALAARAFAFIKRRGYVIPEDIRAVCHDVLRHRIGLTYEAEANNMTSEEIVSEILNKVEVP; encoded by the coding sequence ATGAGCCAAGTTGTCGATATCAAAGAGCTAAACGATAGAATTGAACAGAAGAGTGTTTTCGTGCAGACACTTGTCACCGGCATGAACCGGGTGATTGTGGGGCAGAAGCATCTGGTGGAATCACTGCTGATCGGACTTCTCTCCGACGGTCATATCCTGCTTGAAGGAGTGCCGGGTCTCGCCAAAACGTTGGCCATCAAAACGCTGTCGCAGCTGATCGATGCCGACTACAGCCGCATTCAGTTTACACCCGACCTCTTGCCGGCCGATGTGGTGGGCACCATGATTTACAGTCAACGCAAGGAGGAGTTCCAGGTGAAACATGGTCCCATCTTCGCCAATTTTGTGCTGGCCGATGAGATCAACAGAGCCCCCGCCAAGGTGCAGAGTGCCCTTCTGGAAGCAATGCAGGAGCGGCAGGTGACCATTGGCGAGGAGACCTACTCCCTCCCCAGTCCCTTTCTGGTGATGGCTACCCAGAACCCTATTGAGCAGGAAGGAACCTATCCGCTACCTGAAGCTCAAGTAGACCGTTTTATGTTGAAAGTAGTGATCAGTTACCCGTCACGTGAGGAAGAAAAACAGATCATCCGGCAGAACATCTTTGAGCCTGTAACCACCGACAAGCCGGTCATTACTACCCAGGAGATCCTGGAAGCTCGCAAGGTGGTGCGAGAGGTATACATTGATGAGAAGATCAGCAAATATATTGTCGACATTGTTTTTGCGACCCGTTTCCCCGATCAGTACGGTATGGCACACCTCAAAGACATGATAGGTTTCGGTGCCTCACCCCGTGCTTCAATCAACCTGGCATTGGCCGCACGTGCCTTTGCCTTTATCAAGCGTCGCGGCTACGTGATTCCCGAAGATATACGGGCTGTTTGTCACGACGTGCTGCGCCATCGAATTGGGCTCACCTATGAAGCAGAAGCCAACAACATGACCAGCGAGGAGATTGTCAGCGAGATACTCAACAAGGTGGAGGTACCCTGA
- a CDS encoding DUF58 domain-containing protein, whose amino-acid sequence MEATDLIKKVRHIEIKARGLSRNIFAGEYHSAFKGRGMAFSEVREYRYGDDMRDIDWNVTARYNRPYIKIFEEERELTVMLMIDMSESLGFGSRSILKRDMVAEIAATLAFSAIQNNDKIGVIFFTDKVEKFIPPQKGRKHILFIIREILGFTPESNGTDLNMALRYMTNAIKKRSTAFLISDFIDTDDYQKAMQIASRKHDLMAIQVYDQLSTALQPVGLMKVWDPETGGEQWIDSSSKRVQVQYRSWWNRLQEKMITATRQSGVDSVSVSTESDYVKSLLQLLQQRR is encoded by the coding sequence ATGGAAGCAACCGACCTGATCAAGAAAGTACGCCACATCGAGATAAAAGCAAGGGGTCTCTCGCGAAACATCTTCGCAGGTGAGTACCATTCTGCTTTTAAGGGACGTGGTATGGCTTTTTCAGAGGTGAGGGAGTATCGTTACGGTGACGATATGCGCGACATCGACTGGAATGTGACCGCTCGTTACAACCGTCCCTACATCAAGATCTTTGAAGAGGAACGTGAGCTAACGGTGATGTTGATGATTGATATGTCAGAAAGTCTCGGCTTCGGGTCTCGGTCAATACTTAAACGTGACATGGTGGCGGAGATAGCTGCCACACTCGCCTTCTCGGCGATACAGAATAACGACAAGATAGGCGTGATCTTCTTCACCGATAAGGTGGAGAAGTTTATCCCACCACAGAAGGGAAGGAAACATATCCTCTTCATCATTCGGGAGATCCTGGGTTTCACACCCGAGAGCAACGGTACAGACCTCAACATGGCGTTGCGTTACATGACCAATGCCATCAAGAAGCGAAGCACTGCCTTTCTGATTTCTGACTTCATTGATACAGATGACTACCAGAAAGCGATGCAGATTGCCAGCCGTAAGCATGACCTGATGGCCATTCAGGTGTATGACCAATTAAGCACTGCCCTCCAACCGGTGGGACTGATGAAGGTATGGGATCCTGAGACAGGTGGTGAACAGTGGATCGACAGTTCGTCGAAACGGGTGCAAGTACAATACCGCAGCTGGTGGAACAGGCTGCAGGAGAAGATGATAACTGCCACCCGTCAAAGCGGGGTGGACAGTGTCTCAGTTTCCACCGAGAGTGATTATGTGAAGTCGTTGTTGCAACTACTCCAACAAAGAAGATAG
- a CDS encoding VWA domain-containing protein: protein MEFLHPEYLYLLLLLIPLTAWYVVRLSKAQASFRLASANAFKGMKPGFRVYMRHFPFVLRLLSITLVIVVIARPQSVSSWEESETQGIDIVMALDVSGSMLAQDLQPDRLQAARKVAAEFITDRSNDNIGLVIFAGESFTQCPLTTDHKVLLNLLNEINFGMIDDGTAIGLGLATSVNRLKESQSQSKVVILLTDGTNNRGQIAPLTAADLARSYGIRVYTVGVGTKGMAPTPVNTPYGIRMQNMPVDIDEETLTEIAAMTGGQYFRAQDTEGLRQVYSEIDEMEKYLTSVQNVTRRQELFLPWALIALALILLELLLRRTWLRSIP from the coding sequence ATGGAATTTTTGCATCCTGAATATCTCTATCTGCTGCTGTTGCTAATACCGCTGACGGCCTGGTACGTGGTGCGCCTTTCAAAGGCGCAGGCCTCCTTCAGGCTTGCCTCGGCAAATGCTTTCAAAGGCATGAAACCCGGTTTCAGGGTCTATATGCGACACTTCCCCTTCGTTCTTCGGCTCCTCTCTATAACGCTGGTGATTGTGGTCATTGCTCGTCCCCAGTCGGTAAGCAGCTGGGAAGAGTCAGAAACACAGGGGATCGATATTGTGATGGCACTCGACGTCTCCGGCTCCATGCTGGCGCAGGATTTGCAGCCAGACCGACTGCAGGCTGCCAGGAAGGTGGCTGCCGAGTTTATCACCGATCGCAGCAACGACAACATCGGACTGGTGATCTTCGCGGGAGAGAGTTTCACACAATGTCCGCTCACCACCGACCACAAGGTGTTACTGAACCTGCTCAACGAGATTAACTTCGGCATGATCGACGACGGCACTGCCATCGGTCTCGGACTGGCCACTTCGGTGAACCGACTTAAGGAAAGCCAGTCGCAGTCGAAGGTGGTGATCCTGCTTACCGACGGCACCAATAACAGAGGTCAGATTGCACCGCTTACGGCAGCCGACCTGGCACGCTCTTACGGGATTAGGGTCTACACGGTGGGTGTCGGCACCAAGGGAATGGCCCCCACACCAGTCAACACTCCCTATGGTATCCGTATGCAGAACATGCCGGTAGACATCGATGAGGAGACGCTCACTGAGATTGCAGCCATGACCGGCGGCCAATACTTCCGAGCACAGGATACCGAAGGACTGCGTCAGGTATACAGCGAGATCGACGAGATGGAGAAGTACCTGACCAGTGTTCAGAATGTGACGAGGCGACAGGAGTTGTTCCTTCCCTGGGCACTGATTGCCCTGGCATTGATTTTGCTGGAACTACTGTTAAGACGTACCTGGTTGAGAAGCATACCGTGA
- a CDS encoding VWA domain-containing protein, with protein sequence MFRFGNPEYLWLFAAMPLLLAVYLYLNIRKRKDVQKMGSLNTLRLMMPELSLKRSYLKFWFIFAALCTGILLVARPQFGTKVETVEKEGIELVIAIDVSNSMLAKDLSPDRLSRARQILSRLIDVRRNDKVALIVFAGEAYVQMPLTSDTQSAKIFLNTIDPSLVPVQGTAIAQAISLGMTSFSADEEVSRAMVIITDGEDHEGNAAEQAAKAAEAGVMINVLGVGSPEGSPLPGGDNNSNYLADSEGNVVVSRLNEEMAMEIARLGGGLYVRADNSNRAIRALEVHLDELETTRTASLSYSEYDEQFPLLGWVMLIILLVEVLIYDKKNRLFRNVRLFR encoded by the coding sequence ATGTTTAGATTCGGAAATCCGGAATATCTGTGGCTATTTGCTGCCATGCCTCTGTTGCTGGCTGTTTACCTCTATCTGAACATCAGGAAGCGAAAAGATGTCCAGAAGATGGGAAGTCTCAACACGCTCAGATTGATGATGCCCGAGCTCTCGCTGAAACGCTCATACCTGAAATTTTGGTTCATTTTCGCCGCCCTCTGTACCGGTATCTTACTGGTTGCCCGCCCGCAGTTCGGCACCAAGGTGGAGACCGTTGAGAAGGAGGGCATCGAGCTTGTGATCGCCATTGATGTTTCCAATTCGATGCTTGCCAAGGACCTCTCACCAGACCGGTTGAGTCGGGCACGCCAGATTCTCTCTCGCCTCATCGACGTGCGCCGGAACGACAAGGTGGCACTGATTGTCTTCGCGGGGGAGGCATATGTCCAGATGCCCCTCACTTCCGACACACAGTCGGCAAAGATCTTTCTCAATACAATCGATCCTTCGCTTGTACCGGTTCAGGGTACCGCTATCGCACAAGCCATCAGCCTGGGCATGACCTCCTTCTCTGCGGATGAAGAGGTGAGCCGTGCGATGGTGATCATCACCGACGGAGAGGATCATGAAGGTAACGCTGCTGAACAGGCTGCCAAGGCTGCCGAGGCGGGAGTGATGATCAACGTGTTGGGAGTTGGTTCTCCCGAGGGCTCTCCTCTTCCTGGCGGAGACAATAACAGCAATTATCTTGCCGACAGTGAAGGAAACGTTGTGGTCTCACGACTGAACGAGGAGATGGCGATGGAGATTGCCCGCCTTGGTGGAGGTCTTTATGTTCGCGCCGATAACTCGAACAGGGCCATCCGAGCACTGGAAGTACATTTGGATGAGTTGGAAACGACACGCACCGCTTCGCTTTCCTATTCCGAATATGACGAGCAATTCCCCTTGCTTGGGTGGGTGATGTTGATTATCCTCTTGGTGGAGGTGCTCATTTACGACAAGAAAAATAGATTGTTCAGAAACGTGAGGTTATTCAGATGA
- a CDS encoding tetratricopeptide repeat protein, with amino-acid sequence MRRTVIIKALFFLITASLPFSLFAQKDVRKNIRKGNKQYEQQKYSDAAGFYGKAAEENPESKEAIFNLGNTFYRQKEWDKATEQYQHFVGLEQENPEEASAGWHNIGNTLLQKKELQQSMEAYKMALRLNPQDDESRYNLAVVQKMIQDQQDQQDQNQDDQEQEQQQDQDQDQEQEQNQQDQQEQRAEQPEQPEQMSRENARQLLQAIEQDEQQTQEKVQQIKAQEREQKAEDNRRNNRNW; translated from the coding sequence ATGAGACGAACAGTAATCATAAAAGCCCTTTTTTTTCTGATAACGGCATCTCTTCCCTTCTCGCTGTTTGCGCAGAAAGATGTCAGGAAAAACATCCGAAAAGGGAACAAGCAGTATGAACAGCAGAAGTACTCTGATGCAGCCGGCTTTTATGGGAAGGCGGCAGAGGAGAATCCGGAATCAAAGGAGGCCATCTTCAACCTGGGCAATACCTTTTATCGACAGAAGGAGTGGGACAAAGCTACAGAACAGTATCAGCATTTTGTAGGTTTGGAACAGGAGAACCCGGAAGAGGCATCAGCGGGGTGGCACAACATCGGCAATACGCTGTTACAGAAGAAAGAGCTGCAGCAATCCATGGAAGCCTATAAGATGGCACTTCGGCTCAATCCACAAGACGATGAGTCGCGTTACAACCTGGCGGTGGTGCAAAAGATGATTCAGGACCAGCAGGATCAACAGGATCAGAATCAGGATGATCAAGAACAGGAACAACAACAGGATCAGGATCAAGATCAGGAACAGGAACAGAATCAGCAGGATCAACAGGAACAGCGGGCGGAACAACCCGAGCAACCGGAACAAATGTCACGCGAAAATGCCCGTCAATTGCTTCAGGCCATCGAGCAGGATGAGCAACAGACACAGGAGAAGGTACAGCAGATCAAGGCTCAGGAGAGAGAGCAGAAAGCGGAAGATAACAGACGTAACAACAGAAACTGGTAG